DNA from Streptococcus parasuis:
TTCCAGGTCACGACCTACTTCACGGAACCATTTACTGAAATTTCTAGCACCGAACGGAACTATCCAATAGCTCACTAGACCTGCATTATCCAGCAAGACTATTCCTGTTGTAGATGTTTCAATTCGGTTACTTGATGGATCGATTGAAAGTATCTTCATCATCTAATCCTCAAACTTCTACTTTCTTGCAACACTGCACCCTTGACCTTCTTACCAGCTTTCAGCAACTCTTTGATAGCTGTCTTGTCTGGTTTCAATGTTTGAATAAAATATTTCTTAGGCAGCAGATCTTCATCTACAACCACAGATGGTTGATTGTTGGCCAAGCTCACGGTAAATAGCAAAGTCTTAACTTTTTCATGTCCAGTGATTTCAAATGCACCTTGTAGACCTGTTTTGAGTCGTGTGATGTCATTTTCAATAGATTTTTTTCGTTTGGTTAAGCGGTCGATTTCTTCTTTGAGTTGATCCACATCAGCTTCTTTGTTCTTGATGACCTTGACGGTGTTTTCAACCTTTTCTTCAAATTGTTCCGTCCAGTCAATAGACTCAAGCGTATCCAGCTTGGTTTCTTCATCAATACCTTCCATTTCTGCAATTTGCTTAAAGATTCCGGTTAGTTCATATAGTGTTGCCATTTGTAATTTCCTTTACCTTTCTTTGTAGTTGTACCATCCCAATTGCAGCTTTAGTAGTGTCTGCATCGTTATCAAAATACCTATTCTTATTCATTTGAGCAAGGTCAGCTCGGGTAACGCAAACTAGGTTTGAGATATCAACATTGGTTTTGTCGCCATCCAAAAAAACGATGATACATCCCTTTGGGACTGGACCATGATGTTCTCTCCAAACCTGCAGGTGTACCCTTTCCCAGACATTCGGATCAGCAATTTTAACCTTCAAATAGCCATCTGTGGTCATGTTGATTGTCCCTACAGGTTGATAACCATGCGGCCTGTTACCTTTTTTAAATTGACCACTATTTGGTGGCATATTCGGAAATTTTTTTCCTTTGTTGTACGGTTCATTCCCTTTCGGAAAGTGACCTGTTAGTCCCGAATTTAATTTGTGGTTTCCGCGGAAACGTTTTATCTGAAGTGCTGTAAAAGATGTTCCGAAATGTCCATTCACTAAATTTGCAACCTCTTGAGATGTCTTGCCCTTGTAATTTTTAAAAATAAAGGCCTTAATTTCGTCTGTATAGATTTTCCTTCCCATAAGCTACTCCAACAGAGCAATACCAGGATTAAGACCTGTTTCTGACTCTAATTTTTTCGCATCAATGGCTAACTTGCCAACCGAAACAATTTGACCAGCCACTGAAACCATGGCTTTTGACCGTTCAATTTCGATCTGCAGTTCATTTTCCGAGAGTTCCCTATCATCCAAATATTCCAATTGAGCGAATAAGGTATCGGCTAGGTTTGACATTTTATTTCTAACCATAGGCACCTCCTAAAATTTCTTCTTTTTCTGCAATACGTTGTAGTCGTGCATTTTCATCAACCAATTGTTGATTGACTCGTCTGTATTCACAATTTTCTTTATCAAGATCATTTACCATGCCACGAAGAATGGCATTTTCACGTTCAAGTCGATCAATTGTTTTAGCTGGTAGGTCAATGCCATAGCTGTCGACTTGATTTGTTCTAAAAAACTTACTAAGCATGTCTACCCCACTTTCTAACCTTCCTAGTTGGTACCTCATCAGCAAACTTGATTGGTTCCCAGCTTGCAAGTGACTGTCTAACTCTGTTCTTCCAGGCTAAGCGATCAGCTTCAACTGCACGTTCACATGCCAACGCTGTCAGCTGTTCTCTTAGTAGTCTAGCTTCACGTTCCTTGCGTTGCTTTTCCGCATTCCTGTAATCAATCGCTGCAACCACTACGCACGGAATGGCAAATACTGCACATGCTCCTATGGCTGTAAAAATATTTTCTGTCATTCTAAGCTCCTAACTGTTTTTCTCGTTTGATATTTTCAAGCATTTCTGCCAATGTTTCTTTCTTCGGTCTGTATCGATTGCGACTTTTCCACTTGATAAACAATCGGAAACCTTCGTAGTTAATAAAGACAATTCTGTGAGTTGGATTTTCAATGTATTGTCTGAAGTCCGGATGCTCACGCATTTCTGCCGCCCAAACTTTAGCCGTTCCGACTGTTAAACCTTCCCAAATTTGACAAAGGTGCTCATAGTCACCAGCTTCTGCCTTTTCAGACTGTTTAGCCGGTCTGTAGACTAATTCTGCTTTTGGCATAGCAATTCATTCCTTTCTGTGATATAATTTAAGTGAAATTTTTGGTAAGCTCCTGACCTTTGTCATGGGGCTATTTTTATTAGCTTTTTGCTAATTCGTCCAGGCTCACATCAAGAGCCTTGGCGATTTTTTTTACTGTTTCAAAATGCAAATCTTTGACCCTGCCATCACGCAGATTGTAGATCTGAGCTGTGCCGACTCCAGCAAGCAGACAAAGCTTATAGACTGTTAAATTTTTTTCAGCCAAAATTCGTTCGATATTTTTCCACAACATATTGTTTTACTCCTTACCAATATTTATAAAATTAGTTTTAACGCTTATAAAGACTTATACACTACATATAGTGTATATTTATGTCTTTCCACACTATATATTGACAAAAGCATGTTTTTGATATATAATTTACCCATGACAATCAGGAAAATAAATCCAACTTTAACTACCAAATCAAGTGATTTTCTCCTGTGCGTTAAATATTAATGAAAGGAGAAACGATATGAGTAAAAACCTAATCAAACCAGGAACTGACAATCAACCTGCTGGGACATATCAAGAAGTTGGTCCTCGTGGTGGACAAGTTTCTGGCGGACGTGTGGTACACATCGACAAAGGTGATCGCTTACCACCTACTCAAGAACCTGGTCGAAACTGGGTCAAACAATAACCTATAGAGCGTGTCAAATTTTGATACGCTTTTTCCATAGACAGAAACACTTGCCGAAAATATTGATTTGTATCCAGCTCTCAGAATACCTCTGATTGTTCTCTGTGTACTTTGTTATGTAGTGATGTAACATCCCTTCTCCTTTCTAGTTCTTTAAAATTTGCTATAATTAAAATAAAAACGATTGGAGAACTAGCGTGAAAAAGTATATTGTGCCTGAAACAAATTGGAAAATGTTTTTTCAATCAATCAATGAATTACCAGAGCCGTTTAGCTCCGCTCTGCACTCAGCTGTATTTGATTATCTAGCAAATACTGCTCAAGACATTTTCCCCAATTTTAAAGATGAAAACTTAGCAATTATCTTCGCTCCATTTATTGACTGCCCTGTATCCTTTCCAGATGACAACTTGATTTTCTTGCACATGCAAGAAATCAATGAGCATTCTCAAGTCATTTACCAGTTGGGGCATGAACTATTACACGCTTACTATAAATCGCCGTATAATACGCCGATGTTTTGGCTTGAAGAAGTGTTGGCCGAAGTGTCTTCTCACCTCTTTCTTCAAGGCTTTGCCCAAGAGTGGTCTAGATCAACAAATCCTCTCATTCAAGGTTTTTCTGAATTCACGCTTGAGTACAGCGAATTGCAATTTCAAGAAAGCGAACCTGTAAATCTAAAACAATTACCTTTAGACTACTTAAAAGTTAATCCAACAAATCGCAAGATAAACACTTACATAGCTGCAATGATACTGCCAGTATTTCAAGAAAGACCCAGTTTTCTAGCAGAGTGTCGCAAACTGTCAGAACTCTATGTAGTCTCTGACTTAAATACCTTTTTCGACAAGGCTTATAGCCATATTTCTCCCGAATATCATCTAGAGCTAAAGAAATTAGAAAATTTGTTTATCTAACACCTTCTATCCCCTGATGAATCTTTGGCCTATTTTTGAGACCGTCAAGATTACTGTCAGAGACGCCTCTTCCTTTCGAAAGTGCATCACTAATCAATGCCATAACCTCTTTTTTATCCGTTTCTGTAAGATGTGGAGATAACTGTTCTTCAAGTCTATCCACCCTCTCAGCTATATGAGTCACAGTCCTCAGTATTTCATTGAGGGCTGTTCTTTCTAGCTCATTCATCCCCTTCTCCTTTCTATATTTTGAACGAATTTTCGTTCATGTAATTAAAAATATTAAGCAGTTGAGACTGCTTCGCTAAACAAATACCCTAATTCATACTCAGGGAAAAAATGTCGCTGAATTTCCAATGCTTCGTTAAAAGTAAATGGATAACGTCCCTTAATCTTATCACTAACAGTTTGTGCACGAACTTCTAAAAAGTCAGCGATATCGACGATTGCGATATTTTTTTCTCTGCGTACGCTATCAATATTCAGCATATGCACTCCTTTCTAAAATAATGAACGAAAATTCGTTTAAAGTTTTATTTTTTTAAGCTCTTTCGTGAGCTTGATTAGAGTATAAACTATTTTTCGTTCATTGTCAATAATAAATTAAATATTTTTTCGTTTATTTTTGTTAGACAAACGAAAAATCGTGTGTTACAATGTAGAAAAGGAGTCAATTATGGATGAACAAAATTTACGTGAACTTATAGAAAGAAGATACGGTAGCGTTCGTCAATTTTCACTAAAAATTGATATGCCCGCATCCACTATAAATTCAATTTTAAACAGAGGGATTCTTAATTCAAACGTTGATAATGTTTTAAGAATTTGTACAGCACTTGGAATAAAACCTGATATTTTTTCGGTATTGCTAGATAACAACATCGAACAATCTGAAATTCTCGAGATTTACAACAAGCTCGAACCAACTAGACAAGAAAAAGTCCTCGACTATGCCGAGGTACAGTTGGAAGAACAGAATAAGGTTACATCAATCTTTGAAGTTCGTGAGGATTCCGAAGATTACATCACTGACTATGTCGAAGGATTGGTTGCAGCAGGTCATGGCACATTCCAAGAGGACAATCTCCACATGGAAGTAAGACTTCGAGCAAGCGATGTCCCAGAAAAATACGATACAATCGCAAAAGTGGCAGGCGACTCCATGGAGCCAATGATAAAAGATAATGATTTACTCTTTATCAATGTGACAAGTAAGGTGGAAATCAACGACATCGGCATTTTTCAAATCAACGGTAAGAACTTTGTTAAGAAACTTAAACGTGACTATGACGGACGCTGGTACCTACAGAGCCTAAACAATAGCTATGAAGAAATCTACTTGAACGAA
Protein-coding regions in this window:
- a CDS encoding siphovirus Gp157 family protein; its protein translation is MATLYELTGIFKQIAEMEGIDEETKLDTLESIDWTEQFEEKVENTVKVIKNKEADVDQLKEEIDRLTKRKKSIENDITRLKTGLQGAFEITGHEKVKTLLFTVSLANNQPSVVVDEDLLPKKYFIQTLKPDKTAIKELLKAGKKVKGAVLQESRSLRIR
- a CDS encoding HNH endonuclease signature motif containing protein is translated as MGRKIYTDEIKAFIFKNYKGKTSQEVANLVNGHFGTSFTALQIKRFRGNHKLNSGLTGHFPKGNEPYNKGKKFPNMPPNSGQFKKGNRPHGYQPVGTINMTTDGYLKVKIADPNVWERVHLQVWREHHGPVPKGCIIVFLDGDKTNVDISNLVCVTRADLAQMNKNRYFDNDADTTKAAIGMVQLQRKVKEITNGNTI
- a CDS encoding helix-turn-helix domain-containing protein — encoded protein: MLWKNIERILAEKNLTVYKLCLLAGVGTAQIYNLRDGRVKDLHFETVKKIAKALDVSLDELAKS
- a CDS encoding YjzC family protein is translated as MSKNLIKPGTDNQPAGTYQEVGPRGGQVSGGRVVHIDKGDRLPPTQEPGRNWVKQ
- a CDS encoding XRE family transcriptional regulator, with product MDEQNLRELIERRYGSVRQFSLKIDMPASTINSILNRGILNSNVDNVLRICTALGIKPDIFSVLLDNNIEQSEILEIYNKLEPTRQEKVLDYAEVQLEEQNKVTSIFEVREDSEDYITDYVEGLVAAGHGTFQEDNLHMEVRLRASDVPEKYDTIAKVAGDSMEPMIKDNDLLFINVTSKVEINDIGIFQINGKNFVKKLKRDYDGRWYLQSLNNSYEEIYLNEDDDIRTIGEVVDIYRG